In Brassica napus cultivar Da-Ae chromosome A3, Da-Ae, whole genome shotgun sequence, the sequence ACTGTTCCTGTGAACGGAGCTCCTGGTACTCTTTCTCAAGCTCTTCCATGGCAGCATCTTTATTGTCATCGTCCTCTTCATCGCCACTCTCGCTTTCTTCGTCATCTCCATCATCAAGTTCATCGCTTTCTCCATCCACATCTTCATTCTCACCTCCTTCGTCATCTTCCTCACTATCtccttcatcttcctcttcacTCCCTTCCATGCTACCTCCTTCACCATCAGACAACTCTTCATCGTCACTCTCCCCTTCCACCTAATAAAAGAACTCCTCAAAACCAAATTAATTCACTTACACAGCTATCTAAAACAACTTAAACCAATGCAAAAGCAACACAAACCTCGAGATTGTCCTCAGGCTCGCTCATCTCTTCTGATTCACTTTCATAAAGTCTTGCTCTTTTAGACATCTTTGATCCCCCAGCCATCTTAAACACTCCTAACGCTACAAATTAACGAGAAACTTAATCAGAAGAAGGACCAGAGTCTATTATACAGACACAGAGATTAAAAAGTACATAACTTTAGGAAGCAGATTCGTAATCAAAGTAAACTAACCTCAAAACTGTCGAGCAAACTTGGAGTCGTCGACCTCAAAGCTGTCTACGAGCACAGAAGAAGCTGTGAAAAGAAGAAACTTGGCTGAGCTAATCATAAACCCTAGAGCTTTCACTTAACCCGCGAACCGGTTGGTTCGGTTAGAAGAACCGGTTTCAAGTTCTTAATTGTTTTTTGGTTTAGTAGGACCGCTTGGACTACAATTCGACCGTTAAACCGGTCGGTCTACCTGTAACTAAAAACATTCAAATAgaaattagaaagaaaaaaaactaaaaaagtaTAATGGACGTGTTTAGAAGAAAATTAGATAAAAACTCTAATTGACAtgatcattaatataaatctttttacttATAAAAGGTATTACTGACATTCATGATCTTCTCTCCATTAGAAGAAAATTAGATAAAAACCGAAAGTTGAATTAAAGGGTTTTGCTTTCACAGCTTCAGGTATAGAGAGATTAGTGATAAAGACCACTCACTAGCACTTTTGTCGTTTTTAGTAGTGTTAACCGGATCATTAACATAACACACTATCAACTAACATAACATAGTCTATTCCTCTTGTCTGTTTCATGAAAACAGTGActatttcttcttctatctcTGTAATGAAATATTTTCTATGCTCAAAAACTATAagactctttcttattaatGTGAATCTTGTCAACATCTGCATTAACATTAAGAAAGTAACTAAACCATTGCTTAGGGATGATATACATAAACTGTCGGCAATGAAACTCCACTGTAGAATTAACCAAATGTGAATTACAAGATTGGCATTAATTACAGTTTCTGATATGTGACTGACTTTACATGATGACAAGTAAAAGAGGAAAAtgtaataactaaaatataaagaaaacaaaagcagAATGAGAGAAGTTTGCAGATCCTGTGATTGATTGTTCTCCACCGTCTACCTTTGCCCTTCTTTGAAGTGAAAGCTACCTGAAGAGTATCTTTAAAGAATCAATAatctttttaaagaaaatcacAAGATTTCCTGGAAACTCTTTGGTCCTTTGATGCATATCTTGGTGTTCTCTGTCTCGCTGATTTGAATCTTGATAGAGTACTCGTCTTCTCTACTGATCCTTTGATCCTCATCGTTCTTGACGCAGCTTTGGTAAAAGAGGTAGTTGACTATGGTGTCAAGAACCAAGAAGAGAGCGTACAAGTAAGCTATGAACGCTCCTTCGAGAGCTATGGAGGTGATGCCTCTATCTCCTTTGTAATAAGAGCTCACTACTCGGTACTGAAACAGAGCTTCCACGCCTGCTAAGCAGAGATTGGTAGGCAGAGAAAGAGCCAATGCTGTCGAAGTTCTTCCTTGGATGAGAAGACACGCCTTGAGGATCGTTGTGTATCCTCCTGAGGAAGAGGAGGTTGACGAAACCAACGCCAGGTTGGAGATGACAAATGCGTTTGCGAGGATGATAGAGTAGATAATGGCTGAGGATAAGGAGAAGGGAGTGTAGAAGTTTCTTGAAGAGAGTCCGAAAGATTCAATGAGATTGAATGCTACGAAGAACAGAGCAAAAGCAGAGGCGTTTGcagagagaaggaagaaggagtTGCAAATGTAAGTTCTGAGAAGACGGAAGTAATAAAGAGAGGAGTCTCCATGGCTGTTTGAAAGAAGTTTGATGATGAAAGCTTTGGAGAGGAGGAGGAAAGTGAGGGAGAAAGGGAGAGTGAACAGAGAGGAAGAGAGGGTTTGTGAGAGTTTAAGGCTTAGAATGTTGAAGAAGtccagagaagaagagaaaccaGCACCGCGGAAGAGCATGTTTAGCTTCGCATGAagggaggaagaggaagaagagaagaagggcTGAGAGAGGAGGAGAGCGGCTGAGAAAGGGAGGACAAGGGCGGCTGCGGTGGTGGCTCGGTCATAGTGTTTGAGGAAAGTGTGGATTGATCTTCTCATGATCTTGCTTGGCTCTTCCATTGTCTTCTTCATTCTAGTTttgctatttttttctctttcaagaAGTTGAAGATGTGTGTGTTCTTGAATGATCCACCAAATCTTGAAATAGGTTTCTCAAGCAAGgtcttctatatatatgtatatttataaacATGTAATGCTTTATaaatgaatatatgtatatatattgctAAATAATTTGTGGGTTGGGTGTTAATTGTTTAAGAAGGGAAATAGAGATAGGCCAACCGATTTTGCCTGACGATGAGGAGTTGGTTAGAAAATTTAATAAACTGaaactctcttctttttttcttgtaaagCAAATAAAAGGAGCAATGCTTTTTTGCATGTAAATGATTTTTCTTGTGAGtagaaatacaaatataatatcATACAAAACGTTTCCTTGTTAGGTTAAATTGGGTATAATGTAGATTTGTTTCTTAGGTAATGTTGTTAGGAgaaataaatctatttttttgggtttgattttgatacatgtTTCTTGAAAAGTCTGTTGCTTGTATGATATGCTTACTGTTATAATTGGATTTGGATGCTTACAACACACTCCATTGCATAAATAcgtatgtatatga encodes:
- the LOC106444277 gene encoding uncharacterized protein LOC106444277 codes for the protein MKKTMEEPSKIMRRSIHTFLKHYDRATTAAALVLPFSAALLLSQPFFSSSSSSLHAKLNMLFRGAGFSSSLDFFNILSLKLSQTLSSSLFTLPFSLTFLLLSKAFIIKLLSNSHGDSSLYYFRLLRTYICNSFFLLSANASAFALFFVAFNLIESFGLSSRNFYTPFSLSSAIIYSIILANAFVISNLALVSSTSSSSGGYTTILKACLLIQGRTSTALALSLPTNLCLAGVEALFQYRVVSSYYKGDRGITSIALEGAFIAYLYALFLVLDTIVNYLFYQSCVKNDEDQRISREDEYSIKIQISETENTKICIKGPKSFQEIL